Proteins co-encoded in one Bemisia tabaci chromosome 9, PGI_BMITA_v3 genomic window:
- the LOC140225424 gene encoding uncharacterized protein, which translates to MEVCSKPKPLSVKGNLKENWKRFKQEFEDLLVSMEWDSKSDKVKAAKLRNLIGPEGRERIEALGLQTSEDYSELISKLDAWAEPQKYITMERAKFSSRNQNPNESFDEYVSDLKRLISTCEYGTLKDEILKDRIVLGVADVKLKEHLLRISDLTLDKAEKLAHAVETAKASIAVMSSSEQHEVNHEVNPVQKFRGRGRGRGNFQRSSNSQRGQSRSNQPNGQYQQQRSQYSQSRGGNRGDYNGNFREKWTPTVMILLYAVLRKHQLMNSFTN; encoded by the exons ATGGAAGTTTGTTCTAAACCAAAACCGTTGAGCGTCAAAGGTAACCTCAAAGAAAACTGGAAGAGGTTCAAGCAAGAATTTGAAGACTTGCTAGTCTCAATGGAATGGGACTCAAAATCAGATAAAGTCAAAGCGGCCAAATTAAGAAATTTAATTGGTCCTGAAGGCCGAGAAAGAATTGAAGCTCTAGGTCTACAAACGTCTGAAGACTATAGTgaactgatatcgaaactagATGCTTGGGCGGAACCTCAGAAATATATCACAATGGAAAGAGCTAAGTTCAGCTCTCGAAACCAAAATCCGAATGAAAGTTTCGACGAATACGTGtctgatctaaaacgtctgatcTCCACGTGTGAATATGGTACTCTCAAAGATGAGATTTTAAAAGACCGAATTGTCTTGGGAGTAGCAGATGTTAAGTTAAAAGAACATCTTCTTCGAATCTCTGATCTCACCCTAGATAAAGCAGAGAAGTTAGCACACGCGGTTGAAACTGCTAAAGCAAGCATAGCGGTGATGTCATCATCCGAGCAACATGAAGTAAATCATGAAGTGAATCCAGTCCAAAAATTCAGAGGTCGTGGTCGCGGGCGAGGAAATTTTCAGAGGTCATCCAACTCGCAGCGTGGTCAAAGCAGAAGCAACCAGCCAAATGGACAGTATCAGCAACAAAGATCTCAATACTCTCAATCACGTGGTGGAAACCGAGGTGACTATAACGGAAATTTCAGAG AAAAATGGACGCCAACAGTTATGATTTTGCTATACGCAGTTCTTCGAAAACATCAGCTGATGAACTCATTCACAAACTGa